A genomic region of Kribbella sp. NBC_00382 contains the following coding sequences:
- a CDS encoding helix-turn-helix transcriptional regulator: MIGMSAVERNRLEDLLGEPLLAADPLIDLKQAAAVLDVTVAVVRSMLDSGALPRQNTAQGKLSTRTVRLADVLAWVEAPARINVAEAARILGESTTAVHRLSAVRLLTWHGGQLPLARAEVEGLALRRRNWLGLAEAAKALRVTPEEVHRLLSSGTLLHTNDVSRPVDRAQIPPPHQPAQASTRASTWFR, from the coding sequence ATGATCGGTATGTCGGCGGTGGAGCGAAATCGGTTGGAGGATCTGCTCGGCGAGCCGTTGCTTGCTGCGGATCCGTTGATCGATCTCAAGCAGGCGGCGGCTGTGCTGGATGTGACTGTTGCTGTCGTGCGGAGCATGCTCGACTCCGGGGCTTTGCCTCGGCAGAACACGGCGCAAGGGAAGCTGTCCACGAGGACCGTGCGGCTGGCGGATGTGCTTGCGTGGGTGGAGGCGCCGGCGCGCATCAATGTGGCGGAGGCGGCCCGCATCCTCGGGGAATCCACGACCGCCGTTCACCGGTTGAGTGCGGTTCGGCTGCTCACGTGGCATGGTGGGCAACTGCCGCTGGCCCGGGCCGAGGTAGAAGGTCTGGCGCTGCGGCGACGCAATTGGCTCGGCCTTGCCGAGGCAGCGAAGGCACTGCGCGTGACGCCAGAGGAGGTTCACCGGTTGCTGAGCTCGGGCACCTTGTTGCACACCAACGACGTCAGCCGCCCCGTGGATCGTGCGCAGATCCCGCCACCGCACCAGCCCGCCCAGGCGTCGACGAGGGCGTCGACGTGGTTCCGGTAG
- a CDS encoding acetate/propionate family kinase, producing the protein MSDHVLVINAGSSSLKYSLIDGASGEAAASGLVERIGEPESRHLHRGPDGETSATLKIASHEDAMRAVISAFEEYGPSFDDIEIVAIGHRVVHGGSRFADPVLIDDELVAAVTELVPLAPLHNPANLEGIRVARQLFPDHPQVAVFDTAFHQTLPPEAYTYAVPLEWRDDHGIRRYGFHGTSHAFVSAEAARVLGRDLGDLNLIVLHLGNGCSATAVRGGVSVETSMGMTPLEGLVMGTRSGDLDPAIHAHLVRELGWTVDKIDRALNHESGLKGIAGDNDFRELTTRRSAGDPHAQLAFDIYCHRLKKYIGAYYAVLGTVDAIVFTAGVGQHSAGVRATTLTGLERLGIHLDPARNNHPTPTTISTPDSPVTILVIPTNEEWQIARETLALLEPHD; encoded by the coding sequence ATGAGTGACCACGTGCTGGTGATCAACGCGGGCTCGTCGTCGCTGAAGTACAGCCTGATCGACGGCGCGTCCGGCGAGGCGGCCGCGTCCGGCCTGGTCGAACGCATCGGTGAGCCCGAAAGTCGCCACCTGCACCGCGGCCCGGACGGCGAGACGAGTGCGACCCTGAAGATCGCATCCCACGAGGACGCGATGCGGGCGGTGATCAGCGCCTTCGAAGAGTACGGGCCGTCCTTCGACGATATCGAGATCGTTGCCATCGGCCACCGTGTCGTGCACGGCGGTTCGCGGTTCGCCGATCCGGTGCTGATCGACGACGAACTGGTTGCCGCTGTCACCGAGCTGGTGCCGCTGGCCCCGCTGCACAATCCGGCCAACCTGGAAGGAATCCGGGTGGCCCGGCAGCTGTTCCCCGATCACCCGCAGGTCGCGGTGTTCGACACGGCTTTCCATCAGACGCTCCCACCTGAGGCCTACACCTACGCAGTACCGCTGGAGTGGCGCGATGACCACGGCATCCGCCGGTACGGTTTCCACGGCACCTCGCACGCCTTCGTCTCGGCCGAGGCGGCCCGAGTGCTCGGGCGCGACCTAGGTGACCTGAACCTGATCGTGCTCCACCTGGGCAACGGCTGCTCGGCAACGGCCGTTCGCGGGGGAGTGTCGGTCGAGACCTCGATGGGAATGACCCCGCTCGAAGGCCTGGTGATGGGCACCCGCTCCGGCGACCTCGACCCGGCCATCCACGCCCACCTGGTCCGCGAACTCGGCTGGACCGTCGACAAGATCGACCGCGCCCTGAACCACGAGTCCGGCCTCAAAGGCATCGCCGGCGACAACGACTTCCGCGAACTGACCACCCGCCGATCCGCAGGCGACCCTCATGCCCAGTTGGCCTTCGACATCTACTGCCACCGCCTCAAGAAGTACATCGGCGCGTACTACGCCGTCCTCGGCACCGTAGACGCGATCGTCTTCACCGCCGGTGTAGGCCAACACTCCGCCGGAGTCCGCGCCACCACTCTCACAGGCCTAGAACGCCTAGGCATCCATCTCGACCCCGCCCGCAACAACCACCCCACCCCCACCACTATCTCCACCCCCGACAGCCCAGTCACCATCCTGGTGATCCCCACCAACGAAGAATGGCAAATAGCCCGCGAAACCCTCGCCCTGCTCGAGCCCCACGACTAG
- the pta gene encoding phosphate acetyltransferase — protein MGSSVYIASVEGYTGKSTVALGVLQQLSRRVERVSVFRPIVRPDTAQYGGRDYVLDLLTSHDAVSLSYDECVGVTYDEVHADPDAALDRIVQRYRHVAERGDPVLIVGSDYTDVGTPTEFSYNARIAANLGAPVLLVLNGSGRTPENLRTLIDMATAELTANHGSLFAVIANRVSEDELDQAIAALGGAGVPAYAIPEAPLLSAPAVADLVSAVDGQLLSGDPRLLSREVSGLLVAAMTMPNVLDRLFEGAAVITAADRPEVVVGVLMAHASQNFPQVSAIFLNGGFALPPQILRLIEGIGSTMPLIETGLGTHAASTALTAVRGRLTKNSSRKVDRALALFDQHVDGPALLDRLEVARSGAVTPLMFEHQLIDEAVANRKHVVLPEGEEERILRAADVVLRRGVADLTLLGDSVVISAKAAALGVDISAARILSPDDEELGERFAQEYHRLRQHRGVDLDKAREVVRDVSYFGTMMVQLGLADGMVSGSVHTTAHTIRPALEVVKTLPGVSVVSSVFFMCLENQVLVYGDCAVNPDPTAEQLADIAISSAATAAAFGVEPRVAMLSYSTGTSGSGTDVEKVSKATGIVRERAPSLLVEGPIQYDAAIDSAVARTKLPDSEVAGRATVFIFPDLNTGNNTYKAVQRSANAVAVGPVLQGLRRPVNDLSRGATVRDIINTVAITAVQAQYGGTADE, from the coding sequence ATGGGAAGCAGTGTGTACATCGCATCGGTGGAGGGGTACACCGGGAAGTCGACCGTGGCGCTGGGGGTGCTCCAGCAGTTGTCCCGGCGGGTCGAGCGGGTGTCGGTGTTCCGGCCGATCGTGCGACCGGACACCGCACAGTACGGCGGGCGGGACTACGTGCTGGATCTGCTCACCTCGCATGACGCTGTTTCGCTGTCGTACGACGAGTGCGTCGGGGTCACCTACGACGAGGTGCACGCGGATCCCGATGCGGCGCTGGACCGGATCGTGCAGCGGTACCGTCACGTGGCGGAGCGGGGAGATCCCGTACTGATCGTCGGCAGCGACTACACCGACGTCGGGACGCCGACCGAGTTCTCCTACAACGCGAGGATCGCCGCCAACCTGGGCGCGCCCGTGCTGCTGGTGCTGAACGGCTCGGGGCGCACCCCCGAGAACCTGCGCACGCTGATCGACATGGCTACCGCTGAGCTGACCGCGAATCACGGGTCCTTGTTCGCGGTCATCGCCAATCGGGTCAGCGAGGACGAGCTCGACCAGGCGATTGCGGCGTTGGGTGGGGCCGGCGTACCGGCGTACGCGATCCCGGAAGCGCCGTTGCTCAGTGCGCCCGCTGTGGCGGATTTGGTGAGCGCTGTCGACGGCCAACTGCTCAGCGGTGATCCGCGGCTGCTGTCCCGCGAGGTCAGCGGCTTGCTGGTGGCAGCGATGACGATGCCGAACGTGCTCGACCGGCTGTTCGAGGGGGCGGCGGTGATCACCGCGGCGGACCGGCCGGAGGTGGTCGTAGGGGTGCTGATGGCGCACGCGTCGCAGAACTTCCCGCAGGTGTCGGCGATCTTCCTCAACGGCGGGTTCGCGCTGCCCCCGCAGATCCTGCGGCTGATCGAGGGCATCGGGAGCACGATGCCGCTGATCGAGACCGGCCTGGGGACGCACGCGGCGTCGACGGCGCTGACCGCGGTGCGTGGCCGGCTGACCAAGAACTCGTCGCGCAAGGTGGACCGGGCGCTCGCGTTGTTCGACCAGCATGTCGACGGTCCTGCGCTGCTGGATCGGCTCGAGGTTGCGCGTAGTGGTGCGGTGACTCCGTTGATGTTCGAGCACCAGCTGATCGACGAGGCTGTTGCCAACCGCAAGCATGTCGTGTTGCCCGAGGGCGAGGAAGAGCGGATCCTGCGGGCGGCTGACGTCGTACTGCGCCGGGGTGTGGCAGACCTGACACTGCTCGGCGATTCAGTGGTGATCAGCGCGAAGGCGGCCGCGCTGGGGGTGGACATCTCGGCCGCGCGGATCCTCAGCCCGGACGACGAGGAGCTGGGGGAGCGGTTCGCGCAGGAGTACCACCGGCTGCGGCAGCACCGGGGCGTCGACCTGGACAAGGCCCGCGAAGTCGTCAGGGACGTCTCGTACTTCGGCACCATGATGGTGCAGCTCGGCCTGGCGGACGGGATGGTGTCGGGGTCGGTGCACACGACGGCCCACACGATCCGTCCGGCGTTGGAGGTCGTCAAGACGCTGCCTGGAGTTTCGGTCGTGTCCTCGGTCTTCTTCATGTGCTTGGAGAATCAGGTCCTCGTGTACGGCGACTGCGCGGTCAATCCCGATCCGACGGCGGAGCAGCTGGCCGACATCGCGATCTCGTCGGCGGCGACCGCAGCTGCTTTCGGCGTCGAGCCGCGGGTGGCGATGCTGTCGTACTCGACCGGTACGTCGGGCAGCGGTACCGATGTGGAGAAGGTGTCGAAGGCAACTGGGATCGTCCGGGAGCGGGCGCCTTCGTTGCTGGTGGAGGGGCCGATTCAGTACGACGCGGCGATCGACAGTGCGGTGGCCCGGACGAAGTTGCCGGACTCGGAGGTTGCCGGGCGGGCGACGGTGTTCATCTTCCCGGACCTCAATACGGGCAACAACACGTACAAGGCGGTGCAGCGTTCAGCCAATGCGGTTGCCGTGGGGCCGGTGCTGCAGGGATTGCGGAGGCCGGTGAACGATTTGTCTCGAGGAGCCACCGTGCGGGACATCATCAATACTGTGGCGATCACGGCGGTGCAGGCGCAGTATGGCGGTACAGCCGATGAGTGA
- a CDS encoding response regulator transcription factor — protein MTIKVFLLDDHEVVRLGLRQLLEAEDDIEVIGEAGTAAQAVARIPALRPDVAVLDVRLPDGDGISVCREVRSAIDEPPACLMLTSYSDDEALFTAIMAGAAGYLLKQVSGTDLIGAVRRLAAGESLLDPAMTTAVLERLRHPAEEDEDPRYKSLTEQERKILDLIAEGKTNRQIAQDMFLAEKTVKNYVSGLLRKLDMERRTEAAVYAVERTKQRPPK, from the coding sequence ATGACGATCAAGGTGTTCCTGCTCGACGACCATGAGGTGGTCCGGCTCGGGCTGCGGCAACTGCTGGAGGCCGAGGACGACATCGAGGTGATCGGTGAGGCCGGCACGGCGGCTCAGGCGGTCGCGCGGATCCCGGCGTTGCGGCCGGATGTCGCGGTCCTGGATGTGCGGCTGCCCGACGGGGACGGCATCTCGGTCTGCCGGGAGGTCCGCTCGGCGATAGACGAGCCGCCCGCGTGCCTGATGCTGACGTCGTACTCCGATGACGAGGCGCTCTTCACCGCGATCATGGCCGGTGCGGCGGGGTACCTGCTCAAGCAGGTCAGCGGTACCGACCTGATCGGTGCGGTTCGCCGGCTGGCGGCGGGGGAGTCGTTGCTCGATCCGGCGATGACGACGGCGGTGCTGGAACGGCTGCGGCACCCGGCCGAGGAGGACGAGGACCCGAGGTACAAGTCGCTGACCGAGCAGGAGCGCAAGATCCTCGATCTGATCGCCGAGGGCAAGACGAACCGGCAGATCGCGCAGGACATGTTCCTGGCGGAGAAGACGGTGAAGAACTACGTCTCCGGCCTGCTCCGCAAGCTGGACATGGAACGCCGCACCGAGGCCGCCGTCTACGCCGTCGAGCGGACCAAGCAGCGCCCACCGAAGTGA
- a CDS encoding pyridoxamine 5'-phosphate oxidase family protein, with amino-acid sequence MSAPPRRFDHSGLQILDETDCLKLLGSVPVGRLVFTQGGLPVIRLVNFAIDDRAVVFATADGDMYRAAERGDVVAFEVDDVDRDRHLGWSVTATGHLSVVDPDEAEAVRSTLPIHPWAPNRDQHLIRLAIEVLDGRRLVAWGERPKDLR; translated from the coding sequence ATGAGTGCCCCACCGCGCCGGTTCGACCACTCCGGCCTGCAGATCCTCGACGAGACCGACTGCCTGAAACTGCTCGGCTCGGTCCCGGTCGGCCGGCTCGTCTTCACCCAGGGCGGCCTCCCCGTCATCCGGCTGGTCAACTTCGCCATCGACGACCGGGCGGTCGTCTTCGCCACTGCGGACGGGGACATGTACCGGGCCGCGGAGCGTGGCGACGTGGTCGCCTTCGAGGTCGACGACGTCGACCGGGACCGGCACCTGGGCTGGTCCGTCACTGCGACCGGCCATCTGTCGGTCGTCGACCCCGACGAGGCAGAGGCCGTCCGGAGCACCTTGCCGATCCACCCCTGGGCGCCGAATCGCGACCAGCACCTGATCCGGCTGGCCATCGAGGTCCTCGACGGCCGCCGCCTCGTCGCCTGGGGTGAACGTCCGAAAGACCTCCGATGA